In one Lycium barbarum isolate Lr01 chromosome 7, ASM1917538v2, whole genome shotgun sequence genomic region, the following are encoded:
- the LOC132603322 gene encoding F-box protein At5g07610-like, whose protein sequence is MSETSLQRISGNRPQDSPSSITKVTSNSDLLTEILLFLPPKSLLRFQTVSKHWFSVISSQRFRQLHCRKKQKSVKVDGLLFCWWVYGNNYVEFIPFNNCMSKKQKGVIPLALKNIVVNSTSSKIVHLHSCNGLFSISFNLGVENDQVYYVYNPSTNQHRLIPCPDIGTEAWEIVVMNLAFDPMVSDGYKLVCVMKSNGVYEFWVYSSETGVWRDSMEILDINQDFLAHGVFLNGCMHWVSEKWSFLRFDLGSSCFRDMPSTVISSGVLKRNVRYFGESGGHLHLIEVQGFSSMSFEVFELESDYSKWFVKYRVDLSSLHTAYPLMLSEELDLLDVNRLTCNVVSVVVDDEEKTARFLVCTPDVIIEYDARRMTIKEVAEIDIAKIPVIWEDVSVFEWNDTHQYVETMACV, encoded by the coding sequence ATGTCAGAAACATCCTTACAGAGAATCTCCGGTAACCGCCCACAAGATTCTCCGTCATCAATCACTAAAGTCACCTCAAATTCCGATCTCTTAACGGAGATTCTCCTTTTTCTACCTCCTAAATCCCTTCTCCGTTTCCAAACCGTTTCTAAACACTGGTTTTCCGTTATCTCAAGTCAAAGATTCCGTCAACTCCACTGCCGGAAAAAACAAAAATCAGTCAAAGTTGACGGACTTTTATTCTGTTGGTGGGTATATGGTAATAACTATGTTGAATTTATCCCTTTCAATAATTGCATGTCCAAAAAGCAAAAGGGTGTCATTCCTTTAGCACTCAAGAATATTGTTGTTAACTCTACATCTTCAAAGATTGTACATTTGCATTCTTGTAATGGATTGTTCTCTATTAGTTTCAACTTGGGAGTTGAAAATGATCAAGTATACTATGTTTATAATCCTAGTACAAATCAACATAGGTTGATTCCATGTCCTGATATAGGTACCGAGGCTTGGGAGATTGTGGTAATGAATTTGGCTTTTGATCCTATGGTATCTGATGGTTATAAGCTTGTTTGTGTAATGAAATCAAATGGGGTTTATGAATTTTGGGTATATTCATCAGAAACTGGAGTTTGGAGAGATTCTATGGAGATATTGGATATAAATCAAGATTTTTTAGCTCATGGTGTTTTCTTGAATGGTTGTATGCATTGGGTTAGTGAAAAATGGTCTTTTTTAAGGTTCGATTTGGGTTCGTCGTGCTTTAGAGATATGCCTAGTACTGTGATTTCTAGTGGCGTGTTGAAAAGGAATGTAAGGTATTTTGGGGAGTCTGGTGGACATTTGCATCTTATTGAGGTACAGGGGTTTAGCTCGATGAGTTTTGAAGTTTTTGAGTTGGAGAGTGATTATTCTAAGTGGTTTGTGAAGTATCGTGTTGATCTTAGTTCGTTGCATACTGCTTATCCGTTGATGTTGAGTGAAGAACTTGATTTACTAGATGTGAATCGTCTCACTTGCAATGTTGTATCTGTGGTTGTGGATGACGAGGAAAAGACAGCAAGGTTTTTGGTATGCACGCCGGATGTTATTATTGAGTATGATGCTCGCCGTATGACTATCAAGGAGGTTGCAGAGATAGATATAGCAAAGATACCCGTTATCTGGGAAGATGTTTCGGTGTTTGAATGGAATGACACCCACCAATATGTTGAGACAATGGCTTGTGTCTGA